atgtattaaaaggaaaagatagaagaatcacaaacaaacatcagatcACTTCCTGGCTTACCCTCCACTGATCTGCAGGGGAAAAGCCTCATTGATATTTAAAACCAGTACAACAGGCTTTGTAATATAACATGTGTTCAGCTCATCCTCTAgttcttttctctgtgttctgGGGGATTTCGTGACTAATCAGACGATGCACTGATCTCTCGATTAGACCCCCAGCCCGGCGCTCTGTGTGGCCCAGCAGCAGGACATGCTCCCTGGGCAGAGGAGAGCGGCGGCACCCCCGTGCTCCGGAGGCTGAGGCAgaacagggagaagagagacTCTCGCATCCGAGCATCTACACTGATCGTCGTCCAGGAAAACTGAGAATCAGTCAGAGGAACATGGATATTTGTGTTTGATATGATGAAGAAGTGTTTATTGTTCtgtgaggatgttttttttactgttactTTAAAGGAACACATCATTTCTTTGCACTGATTAAAAAACTTTTCCGGATCTCTTACAATAAAACGTAAGGAAACCAgtggtttgtctttgtttctgtaaaaaaaCGTTAAAAGCAGATTTCACCTCTGGGTCAGATACAGTCAGAAAACCATacttgatgtttgttttaaccCCCTGGGAGCCCCAGACGGGTGGGGCACATCGCAAACAACCATCAAACCCACATTCATGgtcaaagagaaacaaagaaatgccttttttttcaaattccatTTAACCCAAGTCTGCCACTGAGAGCCCGGACTTGTTGCGTGTCAAAAGAAATGGAGCTCCCTCAGCCGTGGTTAATGTCCGACATCATTCTTTTGGGCTGCTTGGGTTTATATTTGATCTAAGTGCAAGTTACAGGGATTTCAATGCCGGAGAATACAGGTGGAAAATAGCCCGAGCCATTAAAAAAAGACACCCTTGAATGGGATACGCTCACCCCGGCCACTTCTCTCCCGAGGTGTCGGCCTCTTAAAGCTGGATCCAGCAGGCAGACAGCGGCTGCCATTTTATTAAGGCCCATTAAAGCCCTCACACCCAGAGCCCAGAGGTGTTGCTGAGATAAGAGCCTCAGGTGACTCCCTCCTGAAAGTCTCTTTAAATGCAACGGGTCGCCTTTTGTTTTCTCACCTCCACACAGATgctgtatatacatgtatatgtgtgtgcatgcatgcatgagtgagcacacacagcctcacaccGGGCCGGCTATCTTATCTCTGAGCCTATGTTAAAAGGATTTGAAAAGGGGATGATATTACTCTCACCCTCGACTCCGACACCATTTTAGTGTCTTCACACTGTTTCacattatatatttactttatttagcTCCTTTTACGCAGCCGCTGCCTTTTCACTCTGCGCCATACATGTTTTATAGTTTCCCTCCTCAATCTCCAAGGTGTGAGCTTTTCAGACACAATGATGTGGGccgccacctcctccgtgttgtTGAATTCATGCACCTGatggcaagtgtgtgtgtggtccggGTATGACTCATGTTGTGGGGTCCGACATCTGATAgcacagtcacattatggggacaaaaatGAAGTCCTCATGACATAAATCATTACATGTTAAGGTAAAGACTTGTTTTAATGTTAAGGTTTAGATTAAAGTAAggtttaaattaacttttgagtttaggttaaggttaatTTGAGGCaagtagtaactatggttaaggtTCGAGTAAGTTTCCAAGAACTCAATGTAAGTCAATCACCTCGGAAGtgagacatgtgtgtgtgtgtgtgtgtgtgtgtgtgtgtgtgtgtgtgtgtgtgtgtgtgtgtgtgtgtgtgtgtgtgtgagagagagagcgtgtgtgtgtgtttgtgagtgcgtCTATCTATAGTCATCAGGGCCcattttggttcaataccatcattgtgaggacattttgactggtccTCACGAATCCattgggctgtttgagggttaagacttggttttagggttaggtttagaattACAAGTTAAAATCAGACAAAATTAACAATATAACAGATCCCAggtgtggaaaacaaaaaaaaaacacatcattttcAGTATTGAATAAAGTTAGAAAATATCACtagttttatttttgcagaatACATTTCTTATTTTCAATCCTATCTAACATTTAATCCTTGTTTTCTGTCCACCTGAATTTATCCAACACAACGTATTTTGAAACGCGTAACACAGCTGCAATACTCCTCCAAACTCGCGGCGGCGCTGCAGCCTGCTCCACACCTGCACTCCTTATGTCCCCTCTTGCATGCTCTCGTCAGCTCGCACTGGAACCACCGAGGGAGGAAGTTAGCGCAGTTAGCATTCGGCTAGCTGTccgtgtttttttctgttttatctgtGTGCGTTGTCTCCCTGCGCAGAGCGatgtggtttatttatttgctcaGCTGGCTGTCGCTGCTGGTGCACATCTCCTTCGTCACTCTCGCCATCGGTAAGTGCAGCGGTGACAAGCCCTGCGAGTGCTAGCGTGCTAGCTCAGATATGCTCGCTAACGCTAATGGACTAATACTAGCTTTTTAAAGGTTCGGCTGTAAACGTCATCGCAGCTGTTtatctataataataaataaaaactcgTTCTGCattgattcattttgttgttaATGAGATAAACGTGTAAAAAGTTAAACTTCCTCAAGTTTAAATAAGTTAATTCACATAAACACTCAGCAGTTTGATGGCTAGCTGGCTAGTTTTGCATCTCTTTCCCTTATCAAACATGACAACGTCACCGAATTTTCAAACAAATCCAATTCGTAGTGAACATTTATTAGTGTTTAATCTACAcaattcaattaatttgttGGTTTTAAATGACACAAGGAACTGTTTAGCTGGAACTTATGTGTGCTAACTGGTGCTAGCGCTATTTATCTCTGCCTTTATTGGGTTCTCCAGGTTTTACAGAATGCATTCCACTGTCAGTCGGTTGTTTTATCAGCAAAcaacgtttgtgtgtttcacatcGTCTGCAGCAAAGTGATTTAAAGTCGCACCCGGCTGCAGTGTGCACGGTGCAAAGGTTAACACGCTAGCGCCACTGCTTCCAAAAAGTGAGAGTGGAGGTTTGTCCGTGTGTTTACGTTAATGAATTCTGTGGAGAAACCGGCTTCAACAGTGGGTTTGGTTCATGGGAGGTTGTTGGTTCGCTTCCCGAACGTCTGCGTGATACGTGGCAAAGAGCCTGTGTCCACGTAACTGAGCAGCTGACAGGTGTGGCCCCTGCTGCCTGACGCTGTCACGTCACTGTGAGAGAAGTAAATAAAGAGACTGATGCAGTTCAGTTAAATCGACTTCACTTTTAAACGTTTGCTTGAGTGTGACTCAAACGTCAAAACACATTAAGTGTTATCATTGTAATGTGTGATGCCGTTACCTTTTATTGAAGGTTGATAAGTTGTCAAACATTAATCAGAgattaaatactgtataaaagTAGAATAAAGGCTAGTGCATTAATAAGAACAGTAAATGGTCTGTTTCCTTTAGTCTAACATTACAtttgctttgtctttcttcAATAAATTCAAGAAAAGGGCTCCAAAGCATGTTTCATTACCAGCTTATTAACATTTATCACTGTATACTATCTACTATCTGGTTTAAAAGTTAAACTGTGAAGTGCTGGGAGGAGGAATAAAGTTTAGGGATAGTGTTTGACAAACATGGACTTTGAAAGTTTAAGGCTTGCTGCCACTGTCATCTTATCTCCGTCTCTTTGGGAAAGTTCTGATTGCTTTAGTGTGACGCAGACTGTCCATGAGCCGGTGCTCTTCGTTTAGACCTCTTTGAATGGACTGATGCTACCTGGTCTGTTTTTCTTACATATTGATTCTCTGCACATTTTCGGTACCAACTGAACTTCCTGTTTATCTGCATTTTTGtgacttttctgtttcctgttcatcCCCTGTCCTCCCTCAGCTGCTGGCCTGTACTACCTGGCAGAACTAATAGAAGAATACACAGTAGCCACCAGTCgaataataaaatacatgatTGTGGTGAGTAGGTTCAGTTTAACAAATGTCATAATTAAGGCTGATCACAAACTGCTACGTCACTTCACATGTGGTTGTGTCCAGTTCTCTACAGGTGTGCTGGCAGGCCTCTATATTATTGACGGCTTCCCAGTGCTGATGGTGGGAACGGGTCTTTTCACCAACCTGGTGTACTTCGGGCTCTTGCAGACCTTCCCCTACATCCTGCTGAGCTCCCCCAACTTCATCCTCTCCTGCGGTCAGTATGAAAACCTCAGAAGCAAAGCAACTGCAAACAGCATCACCTCAAATGAACTCGTAACAGCTTCCTCACTCTCTTGACCTTCTACCCTGTTTCCTGTGTCTCCACTCCGCAGTGTTGATAGTGGTGAACCATTACATGGCCTTCCAGTACTTTGCACAAGAGTATTACCCATTTTCAGAGGTGAGGATCTCGAGCGGGCAGCATTAGTACATCTCAGACTTGTACATATCCAGTATCATCATGTGTATCTATATCACATATTCAGATTAATCATCTCAGTGataagctgttttttttttgtaatggtGAAAAATGCTCTGCTGTTACATATTCATTCCGTAAAATCATATTCCACTCAATCCTTTGTGGCCTCAGGTGCTGGCCTACTTCACCATCTGCCTCTGGGTGATCCCCTTCGCCTTCTTCGTGTCACTGTCAGCGGGTGAAAATGTGCTGCCGTCCACCGTACAGCAAGGAGGTGAGCGAAACCACGTTCTCTCAGCTACTCATCTGTAGTTACAGGGTTCAAGCTTATTTCTTACTGAACAGCAGCTGAACAACATGGCCCCTggaaaaccacatttaaattcataagAATTCAATTGAGTGAGACAATTCTTTACTTCTATGTGTCAAGAGTGCCATTTACAAGATATGTCTACTAAAGTCTACTCTATTAGTTACGTGAATGAACTCCTCATGAAGGATGTTCCACccgcccggctagctcagtcggtagagcatgagactcttaatctcagggtcgtgggttcgagccccacgttgggcgcTGATTCCTTTTCTCACTGTCCCTGTGGCTCCTGAACACTCTGATCTATTTTCTGCAACGTAAAACTGGAGTCAGCTGACCTGTGAATGTACAGCAGAATGGCCAATGAAGCTGAATCTCattctgtgtgaaatcaaacaGATTTAATATACATTTCACATTACACCCAGCAACTACGTAAATGTTACATTTCCTAACTTCCAGACCTGGAAACAGATTTCAAACGTCTGTGGTTACACGTGTTATAATTAGTAACGGTTTCCATTTCTTCCTTTTCAGATGACGTGGTGTCTAATTACTTCACCAAGGGCAAGAGGGGGAAGAGGTCGGGGATCCTCATGGTGTTCTCTTTCCTCAAGGAGGCAGTGCTGCCCAGCCGACAGAAAATGTACTGAGGAGCTCAGACTCTGGGTGCAGGTTCGGGGGGTCAGgggtgagtgtgagagtgtgtgtcggAGATTAAGGGGGAGGCTGGAATGACTGAGACATTTTCTGGACTGGACTAAAACTAAGCAGAGGAAAAAATGGGGGGTggggcggaggaggaagagaggacacAAAGAGGACGGACCAATGGACACGGGAGAGTTTTCTGCTGGACGAGCTAAGGAGTTTGCACAGGCAgcgtttgtctgtctctgtctggacGACATCTACCAGAGACCTTTGCCGATGGGATCTTGTCTTTAGCGCATCGCTTTTATCATTGTGACtccatttttaaatctttggtacaaaggaaataaatgtgCAGGTTTAAGATTAACAACCAACAAAGAACCAGTGATTTCTGACATCAAACCTATAAATCATTATCAGTTTTCTTCTTGACACGACATCCTGCTGCTCATCAGAGTCGATACACAAAGTAGTGGTGACAATAGTTCAGGAGATGAAGTACAACTGTTAAGAAGGTGGGTAGGAGGTTGGGAAAGTTTCAAGATGCTTCCTGTCTTAATACTGACGTCCGTGTTTTGTTGTCTTGGTGGGAAGTCAGAGAAAAAGGATAAAAGCAGCCAATCAGCCGCTGAAGCACTTTGGCTTAAAATGACATAGATCAGTGTGTAGTTAACTTGATAAGGAATCAGCTTCTGATCTGTGGAGGTAAATTTTTGTTATTACAAAGTATGACATGAGTTAAATGCCCTCTCCTGTCGCACCACTTTGATGAACGTGATGTGTTTGGATAGgattcattttcactttcaatTCGGTGAACGACAAGAGAGGAAGTCATCGACTTGTCACCACGGACACAACGTTTCAGATTCCCACCTGTTTTTGGACTATTTTTTAAGAAACCACTGTAACAAACCGACTTTTTTTATAAACACTCGCTGTCAAAGACGAATGGAAGAAAAACGTCTGAAGATCGAACCTGTGCAGTGACGAAGCTGCTCAAACCGGTTTGGGGAAAGTTCGATTGAAGAGGCTGAAGTTCTTTCTAACTATTTCTCGA
This sequence is a window from Platichthys flesus chromosome 24, fPlaFle2.1, whole genome shotgun sequence. Protein-coding genes within it:
- the tex261 gene encoding protein TEX261, producing the protein MWFIYLLSWLSLLVHISFVTLAIAAGLYYLAELIEEYTVATSRIIKYMIVFSTGVLAGLYIIDGFPVLMVGTGLFTNLVYFGLLQTFPYILLSSPNFILSCVLIVVNHYMAFQYFAQEYYPFSEVLAYFTICLWVIPFAFFVSLSAGENVLPSTVQQGDDVVSNYFTKGKRGKRSGILMVFSFLKEAVLPSRQKMY